gtttattttaaagttagaAAAATTACCTATTGAATACgaaagatatttgaaaaatcctATACCAATGAAACCACTCACCAAACAACAGCAAGAGACACATGATCAGGCAACTGTTTGTCATATTTGTGAAAAAACGATCACTACAAATACAGATAAGTTTtatgatcattgtcatttCACTGGTAATTATCGCGGTCCAGCTCATATATCTTGTAATGTCAATTATCCAAAGTCTCATGTTATTCCCATAGTCTTTCACAATTTATCCGGTTatgattcatattttttaattaaaagtttagcTACACTCATTAAAGGTGATATAACTTGAAACGAAGTTGAGGTCCACCCCCTCTAGCAGGGGTGAATCAACCGTCCGTTacccattttaattaaaagggCCCGTGTCCCTTTTAGCGTCGTCGCTAATTATTCGGTAATTGATTCTGTATTACCCGGTTCGTAAGGACCAAACGACCGTGTGgccttgaatttatatatgccAAGTGCATAGAAAGGATCGGGATTAGTGGGACCATGTCATATACAAAATGTATATAACAGATAAAGAAATTAATGTACTTGCATAATAAACCACTTAATCAgatgttaaataattagatGTTGTACCCGGTTAAATAACGgttataataatagaaatattatACTTAGCTGATGTAGATGTTATCAGGTTGTTGTTCATCTTTCTACTCATGGGTACAGGTCACTAAGTGATAGAAAGAGATAGCTGGCCGGTATGTTGACGCAATTATGACTAAGGCGTCATAATTGCGATGATaggtaatgataataaatgtatCATTATTTATCAGTAGCTCTAATATCTTAAACGGACGAAAGAATTAGAGTAGATGATCCTTAAACTGATGAAAGGATTATCTGAGAATGGGTCCTTAAACTTATGAAAGGGGTAGGATTAGGTAAAACGATGATACGCGAACCCTTaacattataattaatgtttaaCTTAAAactaaagtaataaaagatcCGATTAGAAATAACTAAatcatgataaattttaagttgGTGAACAATGATAGATAATCCATAATTCGGCACGCAGGCTTCTATATAAGTTCTGCATAGCGCAACGGCGCATGCGTTACAGGTATCCCCTTCTACTTTAAGCTGAGTAGAAGGGATtgagtgataataataatatgctTAGGTAATTAAGGTATACATTTTTAGGTGACAAGAGGTAATTTGCCCCCTGTGATGACCTAATATCATGTATCGATAACGAGGGTTTCTCAGCTTCGTTACAAACTTTACTAcctattaataaagaaaaatatatatcttttactaaatcaattgaaaatacTTCAGTGAAATTACGTTTTATAGACTCATTCAGATTTATGGCATCAAGCCTTGAAAAATTAGCTTCAAATATTGGTGATGATAAAAAGCTTATAACGAAAGTTCACTATCCCGAcccagataaatttaaattagttacgCGCAAAGGTATATTTCCTTTTGAATATATTTCCAGCATTGATAAACTAATGACAAACAATTGCCTGAtcaagtatcatttttttcaaaattaacgaATGAAAGTGTCTCTGAtgaagattatttttttgctcaGCTAGTCTGGAACAAATTTAACATCAACACACTAGGAGGGTACTCGGATTTATATCTTAAAACTGATGTACTTCTTCTAGCAGatgtgtttgaaaattttagacaaAGCTGCTTCAAAACTTATAATCTAGATCCATTACATTACTATACTGCTCCTGGTCTGTCTAATGATGCTATGTTGAAATATACTGGTGTCGAACTTCAGCTTCTTACTGATCCTAAAATggttctttttattaaaacaggTATCAGGGGTGGGGTATCTCAGTGTACAAGCCGATATGCTGCTGCTAATAATCGGTACATGGGTGAGGACTTTGATCCAAGTAAAGTTGAATCATACTTGATGTACtatgatgtaaataattaatacgaCGCAGCTATGAATATATCGCTGCCGACAGGTTCATTTGAGTAGGTGGAAAATGTAGATgatgatgtaaataaatttttaaatgataatgatgatataGGATACATTTTAGAAGTAGATTTAAAGTATCCTGAGGAGTTACATGAACTCCACAAGGACTTGCCTTTGTGTCCTGAGCACTTTGTTCCGCCAGGATCCAAACACGCAAAATTATCGACAACTTtgtacgataaaaaaaattatattatacattACAAAAATTTGCAACAATGTCTAGAATGaggattaaaattaacaaaagtcCACAGAGTACTAAAGTTCAAACAATCACCTTGGTTCAAAacttatattgataaaaatactgaCTGTAGAAAATTAGCAAAGaatgagtttgaaaaaaatttttacaaactgATGAACAACTTGGTAAGACTATGGAAAATGTAAGAAAGCATAAagatttacaattaaaaaccgAATGGGAGGGTAGATTTGGTGTCAAAGAATTGATATGTAAAACAAATTTCCATAGTCTTACCATGTTTGATAAAGATATGGTAATTATTGAGATGAAGAAAGTAAAAGTCTGTTTCAATAAACCGATCTATGTAGGCTTTTGCATTTTAGATTTgtctaaaacatttatttatgactttcattataattatgtaaaaaaaaactttaaaaatgatGAGTCCAAATTAATGTATACTGACACCGACACTCTCATCTATCATTTCACTGTGCCAGATATCTATGAGATCATCAAACGTTATATCTCAAAGTTTTACACTTTTGAGTACCCCGCGGATAATGTTTATGATATGCCATTAGTCAATAAGAAAGTCCTGAGTCGGATGACGGATGAGAATAATGGTGGAATTATGACTGAATTCACTGGACTCAGGGCTAAATTATAGCATTTAAgacatataaaaatgaaaaggcTAAAAAGCGAGCAAAGGGGGTCAAGAGTCCAACTTTGAAAACAATCACGTTTGATGATTTTATGCAATGTTAAAATAATcatgtaaatttaacaaaaaaataatatttaataaaatcaaacgaACATAATGTAAAAACAATCGCGCGAAATAAAATTGCACTGAGTTGGGCTGATGATAAGCGCCAGCGAATTGACGGCAGCCACGACACTTTGCCATAgggttataaaaatattaaaatgattgtagataatgatgatgatgatgatgataaaataataattaaaaaaagaaaactaatgtaattagttgtaaatttaaaaaaagagaaCTTATGTAAATTAGTTTaggtttgtaaaaattatttctaagttcttgtaaaattagttttaaggtttgaaaataaaaaaaatgtttatacaattaaaaaattttgtttttatttatatgaatataaGATTACATAATAAGTGTTTTACAGGTCAGATTTATTAATCCAGGTGTTGTGAGAGCTATCGAAGCCGAGCCACTttacatacattttatttacacgtggtagcatgattgcagaggctactgagcgaaaaagaatgtttaaattaattaagaaattgagtataataattaaataaataataaaactgagtcttttaattatttgagcaCTGATtgcaagtaaatatttaataaaaatgcacCTGTTGCTTTCTCGATGATATAACCTTGTGGTCGATGATCACTGAATTTGTTGAGtcctttattaatttttaattgagttCTAATgttagtaaatataaaaataattatatttttataaagctTACTGATCACTTACTACGTTggattaattacttttatttaattactcgtGATGAGTGCAAAAAGAATAGATTATATAAAACTCGTGGTGTCacttgaaattatataaacgAATAGATAATGGTGACGGTCTTCTTGACACACGGCAGGAAAAATCGATGCGCATGCGTCGCACCGCGCTAGTCAAGTTTTAATTGATagacactaggccccagtaggtgctgcctctttttgccggaagttcaactacattcaaatttgaatgtagttgtggTTACGCAACAAAAttctttattgtaaaattCTTTGCCTTGGTCAACATGCAGATTTTCTGGTACACGTCCTTGTTGAAATATAGATTTCATTGCACTAGTGACATCACTGccacttttacttttaatcGGTACAGCCCAACcatactttgaaaaaatatctatgacAGCTAGCAGATATTTGTTTCCTTTATTTACTGTTGCATAAGGAATCATTTCAACTAGATCAGCTtgccaagtttcattaagTGCTCGTATGTCAACATGATGACGTTGGTAATTTCTGCGTGCTAGTCTGTGCAACTCATACgctattactgattttttgtcctccattgtcaacaaaaattttagcttCCAATTCTTTTATTCACTGtgtatttctattaattaattcttttcGTGACTTTATACGTTTTATCataacttttaattcttgATTTTCTTTGTTAAAAGCGTCACAGTAGAATCCAGTGTTACCACTTGAGAGTGCAAGTGTGAAATGATCTCTGACTGTTCATTCCTCATACTTTCATACAGTAGCGATAGTTTTTTGTGTACAAGATCACGTGTAAATTTGACAGTTGCTGCATCATTGTCTTCAGCAGGTTTGCCAACATGACACAGTCTCCTGCTCTCAACATCATACTGTCCATCAACAGTTATTTGAAATCCTCGTCCAGGCGGTCCTGGTGGTCCGCTGATTGCAACACCAGTTGCTAGCGAACGTCCAAATATATCGATACTCATTTTTGCTCTTTTCACTTCAACAGTCAGCAAgtaaatgatataaatttgatGTAGCGGctgctaataaataattcctgTTTCTCGTAGCTCTTCAATAATTGATATGATTTCATTGGTGTGACTTGGATTCCCAGCTGCTTGAGATGCCATGAGTAAACGAAGACGGTCAACTAGTTCATTTGGATCATCCCAGTAGACATAATCCATACGtgcttttttctttttcgcaATCATAAAATCAAGTAATCCTTTACCTCTCGATAAGTTTGCATTTTTAGCAAGAAAATCAgcagaataattattatacttgaTTGTTGAGTCTTCATAAAAACTACCATCTGGCTTATGAGTTTTTCTATGAGCATTTGTCATCTTTATAATTTCGagatattcatttttatcatcttGTGGGACATTTGAATCATCaggtgattttttaaataataattccaatAAACCTGGAGTcgatgagtaatttttattttttatattaatctcAGTATTATCAAAAGTAAGTTTAGAATCACCAATATAAAAGTCATTGTAACGTCGACGGACACCATATCTCATATCAatatctttactttttttatttactttagcTAAATAAGATTTTATTGAACTGTTTTGTTTAGCAGGGGTACTTGATGCAGCAGGAGATATTTGTGTTTCTTCCAGAGTCCCGCTTCTATCTTCAGAGATGATACTGTTATATTTACttgcatcatcatcatcatcatcatcaagttctgtattattattcactgttgaattatttttgtgaaCTTCTTCAACTTCTGACTTGACTTCTTGTTTGATTTTCTGTCTTGATGACTCGACTAGACTTTGTAGAGGTGTAACAATAGGCTTAAACATTTCACTCATTGCTTTCTCAGCTGTGTCTTTACCCAACTTGAGCATTCTATGCTTCCGTCGGATAGTATCACTAGCCTGAGATATCTGATGTAAGACATCTCGTTGCTTTGAAAGTTCCTCAGTCTTCATGTTGATGCGGTAGAGTTCACTTGATCTCTGATTACTATTCGTCAAGTACAAgttaatttatactaataaaataGTCAAATCCTTTTCTATATCTTCCACTATTTAGCTCACTGTTTTTGTCAATCACTACAAACCCATATTTACAATCATCATTCCAACATGCTGAACACAAGtctttgaataaattgtaTGACATGTCAGTATTTACATGATCATCATACACATGTCTTAAGTTCATCTCATCTTGACGAAAGAgaactataaaatttgcatTGTCACGTATTAAATGTTTAGGGATACGTATGTAAGTCTGACAGAGATAAAAACTGCCAACATCTTTGTGTCGACCCATGCAAAAATATGCTCTGATATGATCTTGTTTTTCACAAGCAACATCATCAAATATCATCAATGAGTttggtttgtaaaaaattcaatgttgtcaaaaatgtaaaaaattcaatacctTCTATTGGTTTAAGTAGTGAttctaaaaaattgtattccGGCTGACTTAGAGATTTTGAATAgcgataaatattatcaaatctCAAGCCGTTGGGGTGTATGATGAGTGAGAGCAGAGCATTtgtttttccaaaatttgatgGACCACACAATATAGCACGTACACTGTTTGGCAATAAAGCTCCGTgtcttttaacttttttcactCCTGTACCTTGAAcaatttgatcaaaatttattactggCAACTTGGCCTCTTGACTTTTGAACTCCATGTTGACAGTTTCCAGTCATAACAACAACTCACTCAGCGAACTATAAGTACCAGGTTTTATAGGATATTTGATCAGTCATGATGCTGCTACTATGGAGAGCAGATGTGTGAATACTAGTGGTAGAGGTTTTGTAAACAGTATAATTAATGAGCTGCCATTTGAACTACATATACCTGGATACCAGTACTGTGGACCAGGCACTAAGCTAGCCAAGAGATTAGCTCGTGGTGATCCTGGAATTAATCCTCTAGACGCTGCGTGTAAAGAACACGATATCGCATACTCGTATAATCGTGAAAATTTAGAAGCACGTCACAAGGCTGATCAAATACTTGCTGAGAAGGCGAGGCAACGTTATCAAGCAAAAGACGCTGGTATTGGTGAAAAAGCTGCTGCGTGGAGTGTAAATAAACTCatgaagatgaaaaaaagatttaatatGGGGTTGGAGAAGAAAAAAACAGTTGGCAAGAGAACGCCCAGCAAGCGAAAAACTGGCGAGCGAAAGGCTAGCAAGAGGAAGATAAGTGTAAAGAAACAAGTAGCACTAAGACAAGTTGTCACAGCTACAAAAAAGTCTATGACTTCTGGAGGTGATCCAATTAAAACAGCGTTGAAGGGTGCTCGTCAGGCAGTTAAAAAATctggtgggaaaaaaaatatcaggcTGCCTCGAATTTTACCAGTTCCATCTAAAGTTGGTGGTATACTACCATTTTTAATACCACTTTTTGCTGGCTTGAGTGCCATAGGAGCTTTAGCTGGAGGCGCTGCTGGTATAGCAAAAGCTGTAAATGATGCGAGTGCTGCTAAAAATCGATTGAATGAGAGCAAACGTCATAATTTGCAAATGGAACAAATATCCACGGGTAAAGGCTTATACTTGAAGCCTTACAAATATGGCACGccgttttactatttaatgccataaaatttttcaactaaataaaacataattctatttttaaaatttaaagaaatattttaaattatatttttttatgtggggacataataaaatttatatattattgagtcccgacataaaattaaatcaaaatacaTAGTAGgagatacaaaatattttaagttatcatTATGtccagaaataaatttaattatttattaatatgtcgggacataataatatataaattttattatgtccccacataaaaaaaaaacattgtatTGTAATTATGTGTAGACTAAATATCTATTCGGTTCACCAAACTTTTCaacaatagaaatattaaaaattttactagtaCATAATTATACCtcgaatattaaaatttctttccctACATAAACGAAatggtttaattttattatgcgttgatataaaaaaaaattaatgaaaaaactttatgtcacagctcataattttaattgagagTAATATTATGTACAGTCatggtttaaatttaaaaatttttattatgtactaacataattttattgtcacggacgaatttttattattttccaacataattttaattccaactaaaaattttccaatggcataaaaataactaagctaataaaaattattgtgctacataataataattagatatataaatattatgatagcaaatatatatatatatatatatatatatatatatatatatatatatatatatatatatatatatatatatatatatgtatgttgtaTAGACGTTTGTGTGACATTttcagttatattttattacgctTGTGTGACTTTAATACCTTTCTGTGACGTTACACAaaggtttttatattatacattaCGCTTGTGTGACGGTCACATAAGGGTATAGtgcacaaaatattatttactatcatTTATACCTTGCTGTGACACACGTTACTGATAGTCAAACCTTGTGAAGCAAAATTTCTAATGAACTTATGAATGTGAAATACCTTATTTTGATTCATTAGACTAcgataaattaacaaattttttccaaaagaGAAACAACTTTTTGAAGAACAGCTCCAAGGATTTTTAAGGCTTAaagatctaaataaaatattgcattTATGATGTGTAAAGATTGATGATAGGAGATTGATAATATTCTTGGTCAACTGTTTGAAATTTGATAAGATTAATAAGAATCGAGattgtacaaaattttaataattgttcaATTGATCTGCGACGATTTCAGTTTATCTGCAGTACATTTTTCGCAGTTTGCGATagaggtagaaaaaaaaactaaaagccCTTTGAACTTGCGAATCAGTATCCAAACTTTCCAGAGAAagcattgataattttgatctcaacacataagaaaaattatcttgagtcaagaaaacatttcggaagacaaacgttttcaggaaccaagtcaagattttcttgagccacgagaatttgtcttggttaaaaaaaattcgtcgtggtcggagaagatttctattttatttgagaaagtttaggttttcaaaaaaattttctcgaatgaagaatatttaccttcagtcgagaatttttttttctgtgcatgaGCTGGAGAAAAGTATCAATTTATACTTCATAATAAAActagagaacataatcgatgtgtaaacaaatgattttccaatttttgttTATGCTTATGCTTGATGAACTCAATATATTCAGACGGAAATCAGAAGAAGTGATTAAAATagagtcaaataaattttcagttagaTCAGACGGTAAATTTGTTGAACCTtcgaaaaaaatgtgaaagagattttcagttatattttattacgctTGTGTGACTTTGATACCTTTCTGTGACGTTACACccaggtttttatatatacaggtttttatattatacataacGCTTGTGTGACGGTCACAGAAAAGTAGAgtgtacaaaatattattaactatCAATTGTACCTTACTGTGACACACCTTATTGTTCGTTAAGCCTTGTGAAACAAAATCTTTAAAGACTTGATGAATGTGAAATAATTCATTTCGATTCATTAGACAtcgagaaattaataaaattatttgacaagagaaatatcttcataaagaacagatttgaaaattttttaaattaaaagattaaaataaaacattgaaTCCATGGTTTTTTGTTCGttgaactaattaaaatttgataagattaatcagaattgaaattgtagagaatttaaattgTAGTTCAATTATTTTGCGACGATTTCAGTTTATCTGCAGTACATTTATCGGAATTTCTTTTAAggttgggaaaaaaattttaaactggtTGAACTTACGAATCAAAACTTTCCACagaaaatgttaataatttcaatctttttgagctcgaataaagtaattaagtaatttctGACAAAATCGTACTAATTTATTGCAGACGAATGTTTCATAGATTAGCGAGAGTTTTGATCGACAAGCTGGCAAATTTCTGAATAACAGAATGTGTCATTGCCTCATTAAACTAGAACTTACAGCTAAACTATTAAGTTTCCGAGCAATGTTATTGAAAACTTTTGAATAGACAACATAAtttctgacaaaattgtacgaatttattttagaagTATCGATCATAATTTAGCGACTATTCTGATTGTCAAGCTGGCggattttcaaataactgAATGTTTCCTCGAATTTTCGTATTACCTCATTCAACTGAAAATTACAGGCACATTATCGGGTTCACGCGCAATATTATcggaaatttttatacagacGAAATAAATTCTGACAAAAATTGTACTAATTTAATGTAGACGTACCTCTCATAGTCTAGCGAGAAGTTTGATTGACAAGctggcaaatttttttaaataactgaatTTTTCATTACCTCATAAGACTAAAAAGTACAGCTAAACTATTGAGTTTACAAGCAA
This sequence is a window from Microplitis mediator isolate UGA2020A chromosome 3, iyMicMedi2.1, whole genome shotgun sequence. Protein-coding genes within it:
- the LOC130665906 gene encoding uncharacterized protein LOC130665906 is translated as MEDKKSVIAYELHRLARRNYQRHHVDIRALNETWQADLVEMIPYATVNKGNKYLLAVIDIFSKYGWAVPIKSKSGSDVTSAMKSIFQQGRVPENLHVDQGKEFYNKEFCCNSIKN